DNA from Bradyrhizobium diazoefficiens USDA 110:
TTCACCAGCAGCGCATCCTGCGGCAGCGCGGCTGCATCCGGAATGGCGGTCTCGATCAGCTTGCACTGCTCGAGATCGTTGCGCGCAACGACGAAGTCGGTCGAGGTCATGGCGAAGGTCCCGGCTTTTTTCGTGCCGGCATCTTCTCTTTCACCTGTGAGGGCTTTGCAACAGCAACATTGTTTAAAACGGCGTTCGCCTCGCCCGCGAGCACGCCCTCGCGTTTCTTCACCGCGCGGTAATAGCTCCACCACAGATGCGCCGCCGCGCCGCGCAGCGGACGCCAGGGTTCGGCGAGCGGCACCATCTGCTTCTCCGTCGGCCGTGCCTGAAGGCCGAGGCCGATCTTGATGCCCTCCTGCACCGCGAGGTCGCCGGCCGGCCAGGCATCGCCATGGCCGAGGCAAAACAGGAGATAGACGTCCGCGGTCCACGGTCCGATGCCGGGCAGCGAGATCAGCGTGTGATGCGCGGCGTCGGCATCTTCCTCGGCGAGCACGTCGAGGTTCAGCCGCTCCGCCGTGATCTCGCGCGCAAGATGTTTCAGCGTCTTGATCTTGGCGGCGGACAGGCCAAGCCGTCCCAGCCGGTCGGTGCGCGCGCGGCCCACCGCCTCATGATCGAACGGATCTAATGCGGCCGACAGCCGTCCCCAGATCGCCGCGGCGCTGGCGGTCGAGAGCTGCTGCCCGCAGACGATATGCGCGAGCCCGGGGAAGCCCGGTTCGCGTCGCCGCAAGGCCGGCATGCCCGCAGCCGCAAGCACGGGCTTGAGCCGAGGATCGCGCT
Protein-coding regions in this window:
- a CDS encoding DNA-3-methyladenine glycosylase family protein, which encodes MTIHLETQSDLEEAVHALVKRDPRLKPVLAAAGMPALRRREPGFPGLAHIVCGQQLSTASAAAIWGRLSAALDPFDHEAVGRARTDRLGRLGLSAAKIKTLKHLAREITAERLNLDVLAEEDADAAHHTLISLPGIGPWTADVYLLFCLGHGDAWPAGDLAVQEGIKIGLGLQARPTEKQMVPLAEPWRPLRGAAAHLWWSYYRAVKKREGVLAGEANAVLNNVAVAKPSQVKEKMPARKKPGPSP